From the genome of Anopheles moucheti chromosome 3, idAnoMoucSN_F20_07, whole genome shotgun sequence, one region includes:
- the LOC128301078 gene encoding uncharacterized protein LOC128301078: MRYQAWGTLLASLVGFLLMLDMPDRIAADLMGDIQQGLKTTGKLFGINTIADVADLVAKGFATRRGSQEPQRPAQATENVGVADGLLTQAPSMMTVMMKLLGLDGSQLGAMLVNGIVFLAHIIGTNLGAFRSPALNAPSATFPTDPPLTGEAQPSQANESSKPGTTPLEWLLRNPSKRFRVLLDQVQNTDLAERLDREMDQLDRYAPEDTDCIRLLMCKVKPFIWKMQNVVRDQILVRSDGQQPPSNEQSKQSAFAPNGEEILKGIHANLPSEEEFQRQSKACEQQFRHCRRLPE; this comes from the exons ATGAGATACCAAGCGTGGGGTACATTGTTGGCTAGTTTGGTCGGATTCCTGCTCATGCTGGACATGCCCGATCGGATTGCAGCCGACCTGATGGGTGACATCCAGCAGGGGTTGAAAACGACCGGCAAGTTGTTCGGCATCAACACGATTGCCGATGTGGCCGACCTAGTGGCGAAGGGGTTTGCGACACGTCGCGGCTCCCAGGAACCGCAGCGGCCAGCCCAAGCCACCGAGAACGTCGGTGTCGCGGACGGGCTGCTCACTCAGGCACCGTCCATGATGACCGTGATGATGAAACTGCTAGGACTGGATGGTAGCCAGCTGGGCGCAATGCTCGTCAACGGTATCGTGTTCCTGGCGCACATT ATAGGGACAAATTTGGGTGCCTTTCGGTCACCCGCCCTCAACGCGCCATCAGCCACCTTCCCAACGGATCCACCACTGACGGGTGAAGCACAACCGTCCCAAGCGAACGAGAGTTCAAAACCGGGCACTACCCCACTGGAATGGTTGCTGCGCAATCCCTCGAAACGCTTCCGTGTGCTGCTGGATCAGGTGCAGAACACCGATCTGGCCGAGCGTTTGGATCGCGAAATGGACCAGCTCGACCGCTATGCCCCCGAGGACACGGACTGCATCCGGTTGCTGATGTGTAAGGTGAAACCCTTTATCTGGAAGATGCAAAATGTCGTTCGCGACCAAATACTGGTGCGGAGCGATGGCCAGCAGCCACCCTCCAACGAACAGTCGAAACAGTCCGCATTCGCTCCTAACGGTGAGGAGATCCTGAAGGGCATTCATGCCAATTTACCCTCGGAGGAGGAATTCCAGCGGCAGAGTAAAGCTTGCGAGCAACAGTTTCGTCACTGTCGGCGGCTGCCGGAGTAA
- the LOC128302824 gene encoding uncharacterized protein LOC128302824, whose protein sequence is MSLLISQHPVKFATEKPIHSAQKPKYANVVLLDVTGWDQFPVLRFKKQFSDNPCHFIEARFIVLVTRSCFLEDRSTIVQFFDEQGIVNYAIIPTPSSALERVDNISIYTENRFSKEQIFVQLNDLDNMHRLFPNKLIDLYGYHIRIGVKQTDFPLVMISQDADDFHGILNTLFLDLGKNKLNLTFTFFQQTTQPYDADVYYDIVFQREHFQHEVAFRDMGGMCLFCPAKYNWFFFSYLLKPFSFGAWIFLGGVLVVCCILRLLFPSTFRYDPILQTVFGVIGNEYNQAFLARMVLLVLSWLSFFFSRTYTSRMLGLMSLGQFFKRPKTIAEFMQSDYLMAIHKEDLAQFPLNDFIPKMLDPFEFDRLVTESGVQYHFLYCSLEPCGEARWLVSPVNHGYNHEFFAIEESIVPYLHRLQFAKNSPIVGVMKNHIELFYETGLWNYYFKSHIDALNVEPESRNTISEVVFSFDDLVSVWILLGGGLLISTVLFVGELLSKKKT, encoded by the exons ATGTCTTTGCTGATTTCACAACATCCTGTGAAGTTTGCGACAGAAAAACCTATTCACAGCGCACAGAAACCGAAGTACGCGAACGTAGTGCTTCTGGATGTCACGGGCTGGGATCAG TTTCCAGTTCTTCGGTTCAAGAAACAGTTCAGTGATAACCCTTGTCACTTCATCGAAGCTCGCTTTATCGTTCTCGTGACGCGATCGTGTTTCCTAGAAGATCGTTCCACGATAGTAcagtttttcgatgaacaagGTATAGTAAACTACGCCATTATACCAACGCCATCGAGTGCTCTTGAACGAGTGGATAACATCAGCATCTACACCGAAAACCGCTTCTCCAAGGAGCAGATCTTCGTGCAGCTGAATGATCTCGACAACATGCATCGCCTCTTCCCGAACAAACTAATCGATCTGTACGGCTATCATATTCGGATCGGTGTTAAGCAAACCGATTTTCCATTGGTGATGATTTCGCAAGATGCGGACGACTTTCACGGCATTTTAAACACTTTGTTTTTGGATCTGggtaaaaacaaattaaatttaacgttCACTTTCTTTCAACAAACTACGCAACCTTATGATGCTGACGTGTATTACGATATAGTATTCCAGCGAGAACATTTCCAGCACGAGGTAGCTTTCCGTGACATGGGTGGGATGTGTCTTTTTTGTCCAGCAAAATAtaattggtttttcttttcataccTGCTGAAACCATTTTCATTCGGTGCTTGGATTTTCCTGGGAGGAGTTTTGGTAGTTTGCTGCATCTTGCGACTACTATTCCCCTCTACTTTTCGGTACGATCCGATTCTGCAGACGGTCTTTGGAGTCATCGGCAACGAATACAACCAAGCATTTCTGGCCCGAATGGTCCTTTTGGTTCTGTCTTGGTtatcatttttcttctccagAACGTACACCAGCAGGATGCTTGGACTCATGTCTCTAGGACAATTCTTTAAACGACCGAAGACTATTGCCGAGTTTATGCAGTCAGATTATTTGATGGCGATACATAAGGAAGACCTTGCGCAGTTTCCTCTGAATGATTTCATTCCCAAAATGCTTGATCCTTTTGAATTCGATCGGTTAGTTACGGAAAGTGGTGTACAGTACCATTTCTTGTACTGTTCGCTAGAGCCTTGCGGAGAGGCTCGATGGTTAGTATCGCCTGTGAATCACGGTTATAACCATGAGTTTTTCGCCATCGAAGAAAGCATTGTTCCATATCTGCATAGGCTACAGTTTGCTAAAAACTCGCCAATCGTTGGAGTGATGAAAAATCAcattgaattgttttatgaaaCAGGGTTATGGAATTACTATTTTAAAAGTCACATCGATGCACTGAATGTGGAACCAGAGTCGAGAAATACTATTTCGGAAGTGGTCTTCTCTTTCGATGATCTGGTGAGTGTGTGGATCTTGCttggtggtggtttgttgATCAGTACCGTTCTTTTCGTTGGAGAACTGttaagcaagaaaaaaacgtgA
- the LOC128302825 gene encoding uncharacterized protein LOC128302825, with product MSLLISQHPVKFATEKPIHSAQKPKYANVVLLDVTGWDQFPVLRFKKQFRDNPCHFIDARFIVLVTRSCFLEDRSTIVQFFDDQGIVNYAIIPTPSSALERVDNISIYTENRFSKEQIFVQLNDLDNMHRLFPNKLIDLYGYHIRIGVKQTDLPYMVIRRKTNDFFGTLNYIFKNIGTNILNLTFTFFTQDTKIYDGDAYYSITFQRDHFQHEVAFRDMGGMCLLCPVRQDKYFLLHLFKPFSFGAWIFLGGVLVVCCILRLLFPSIFRYDPILQAVFGVIGNEYNQAFPARAVLFGLSWLSFFFSRTCIGRIMALMSLGQFSKRPRTIAEFMQSDYMMAIQKDERAHFPLDDFISKILDQHEFEQLRGKIGMNYRLQYCSLEPCGLAYFLTVRHIHKFSLDFFVIKESIVPYPRTLQFATNSPIVTVISRYLGLFYETGLWNIIYKMHTDILEMEPESRNTISEVVFSFDDLVSVWILLGGGLLISTVLFLGELISKKRM from the exons ATGTCTTTGCTGATTTCACAACATCCTGTCAAGTTTGCGACAGAAAAACCTATTCACAGCGCACAGAAACCGAAGTACGCGAACGTAGTGCTTCTGGATGTCACGGGCTGGGATCAG TTTCCAGTTCTTCGGTTCAAGAAACAGTTCCGTGATAACCCCTGTCACTTCATCGATGCTCGCTTTATCGTTCTCGTGACGCGATCGTGTTTCCTAGAAGATCGTTCTACAATAGTACAGTTTTTCGATGACCAAGGTATAGTAAACTACGCCATTATACCAACGCCATCGAGTGCTCTTGAACGAGTGGATAACATCAGTATCTACACCGAAAACCGCTTCTCCAAGGAGCAGATCTTCGTGCAACTGAATGATCTCGACAACATGCATCGCCTGTTCCCGAACAAGCTAATCGATCTGTACGGCTATCATATTCGGATCGGTGTTAAGCAAACCGATTTGCCGTACATGGTGATAAGGAGAAAAACGAATGACTTCTTCGGCACGTTGAATTATATATTCAAAAACATTGGTACCAATATTCTAAATTTAACGTTCACTTTCTTTACACAAGATACGAAAATTTACGATGGTGACGCTTACTACAGCATTACCTTTCAACGAGATCATTTCCAGCACGAGGTAGCTTTCCGTGACATGGGTGGGATGTGTCTTTTATGCCCAGTGCGTCAGGACAAATATTTCTTGCTACATCTCTTTAAGCCGTTTTCCTTCGGTGCTTGGATTTTCCTGGGAGGAGTTTTGGTAGTTTGCTGCATCTTGCGACTACTATTCCCCTCCATTTTTCGGTACGATCCGATTCTGCAGGCGGTCTTTGGAGTCATCGGCAACGAATACAACCAAGCATTTCCGGCCCGAGCGGTGTTGTTTGGTCTATCTTGGTtatcatttttcttctccagAACCTGCATAGGCCGGATCATGGCACTGATGTCTCTAGGACAATTCTCTAAACGACCGAGGACAATTGCCGAGTTTATGCAGTCCGATTATATGATGGCGATACAAAAAGATGAACGTGCACATTTCCCTCTGGatgatttcatttcaaaaaTACTCGACCAGCACGAATTTGAACAGTTACGGGGGAAAATCGGCATGAATTACCGCCTCCAGTACTGCTCCCTAGAGCCTTGCGGCCTGGCATATTTTCTGACAGTGCGGCATATTCACAAATTCAGCCTCGATTTTTTCGTCATCAAAGAAAGCATTGTGCCATATCCACGTACGTTGCAGTTTGCTACAAATTCGCCTATCGTCACGGTGATATCCCGCTACCTTGGATTGTTTTATGAAACTGGACTATGGAACATCATTTACAAAATGCATACGGATATACTGGAAATGGAACCTGAATCGAGAAATACTATTTCGGAAGTGGTCTTCTCTTTCGATGATCTGGTGAGTGTGTGGATCTTGCTTGGTGGGGGTTTGTTGATCAGTACCGTTCTTTTTCTTGGAGAACTGATAAGCAAGAAACGAATGTGA
- the LOC128302826 gene encoding uncharacterized protein LOC128302826 has product MSLLISQHPVKFATEKPIHSAQKPKYANVVLLDVTGWDQFPVLLFKKQFSNNPCHFIDARFIVLVTRSCFLEDRSTIVQFFDDQGIVNYAIIPTPSSALERVDNISIYTENRFSKEQIFVQLNDLDNMHRLFPNKLIDLYGYHIRIGVKQNDVPYMVIWKNSNDFLGTLEYIFKHIGIKVLNLTFTFFQQTTQPYDGDAYYSITFRREHFQHEVAFRDMDGMCLLCPVHQDKYFLLHLFKPFSFGAWIFLGGVLVVCCILRLLFPSIFRYDPILQTVFGVIGNEYNQAFLARMVLLVLSWLSFFFSRTYVGRVMALMSLRRTYKRPNTVAEFMQSDYMMAIQKEQRAQFNLDYFISKMIDQHEFEQLRGQDGANYRLQYCTLEPCGLAYWLTVRWVHQFNIDFFVLKESIVPYPRTLQFATNSPIVPAIYRYLGLFYETGLWDYIYTRQLAIMEMVPEAKNTISEVVFSFDDLMSVWILLGGGLLISTVLFVGELLSKKRM; this is encoded by the exons ATGTCTTTGCTGATTTCACAACATCCTGTAAAGTTTGCGACAGAAAAACCTATTCACAGCGCACAGAAACCGAAGTACGCGAACGTAGTGCTTCTGGATGTCACGGGCTGGGATCAG TTTCCAGTTCTTCTGTTCAAGAAACAGTTCAGTAATAACCCCTGTCACTTCATCGATGCTCGCTTTATCGTTCTCGTGACGCGATCGTGTTTCCTTGAAGATCGTTCTACAATAGTACAGTTTTTCGATGACCAAGGTATAGTAAACTACGCCATTATACCAACGCCATCGAGTGCTCTTGAACGAGTGGATAACATCAGCATCTACACTGAAAACCGCTTCTCCAAGGAGCAGATCTTCGTGCAGCTGAATGATCTCGACAACATGCATCGCCTCTTCCCGAACAAACTAATCGATCTGTACGGCTATCATATTCGGATCGGTGTTAAGCAAAATGATGTGCCGTACATGGTGATATGGAAAAACTCGAACGACTTTCTCGGCACGTTGGAGTATATCTTCAAACACATTGGTATCAAAGTTCTCAATTTAACGTTCACTTTCTTTCAACAAACTACGCAACCTTACGATGGTGACGCTTACTACAGCATTACCTTTCGAAGAGAACATTTCCAGCACGAGGTAGCTTTCCGTGACATGGATGGTATGTGTCTTTTATGTCCAGTGCATCAGGACAAATATTTCTTGTTACATCTCTTTAAACCATTCTCATTTGGTGCTTGGATTTTCCTGGGAGGAGTTTTGGTAGTTTGCTGCATCTTGCGACTACTATTCCCCTCCATTTTTCGGTACGATCCGATTCTGCAGACGGTCTTTGGAGTCATCGGCAACGAATACAACCAAGCTTTTCTGGCCCGAATGGTCCTTTTGGTTCTGTCTTGGTtatcatttttcttctccagAACCTACGTAGGCCGGGTCATGGCACTGATGTCTCTAAGACGAACCTATAAACGACCGAACACAGTTGCCGAGTTTATGCAGTCCGATTATATGATGGCGATACAAAAAGAACAACGTGCTCAATTCAATCTggattatttcatttcaaaaatGATCGACCAGCATGAATTTGAACAGTTACGGGGGCAAGACGGTGCAAATTACCGTCTCCAGTACTGCACTCTAGAGCCTTGCGGCCTGGCTTATTGGCTAACAGTGCGGTGGGTTCACCAGTTCAACATCGATTTTTTCGTCTTAAAGGAAAGCATTGTGCCATATCCACGAACTTTGCAGTTTGCTACAAACTCGCCTATCGTCCCAGCGATATACCGCTACCTTGGATTGTTTTATGAAACTGGACTTTGGGACTACATTTACACAAGACAATTGGCTATAATGGAAATGGTACCTGAAGCTAAGAATACTATTTCGGAAGTGGTCTTCTCTTTCGATGATCTGATGAGTGTATGGATCTTGCTTGGTGGGGGTTTGTTGATCAGTACCGTTCTTTTCGTTGGAGAACTGTTAAGCAAGAAACGAATGTGA